A part of Bacillus thuringiensis genomic DNA contains:
- a CDS encoding Cof-type HAD-IIB family hydrolase: MIYRLLALNIDGTLLYNNGKIAKGLRETIEFVKRKDVYVTLFTSRNFQSAHKVAKALKLDSILVTHGGAFVSATLDKPYVQRRLSEEKTFNIVQVLEHFDCNVRISHERFSIGNRERNTPNLIARTVLSSADPLFYPVQFVDSLGDALRDHPVAAPKIDVIFQSKGEKERGLNTLRKAFQDIEYVECDSKRIEILPQNVSKLRGLQLLGEHLNISLNEMVAIGDSMEDLEVIENVGLGVAMGNSPVELKQAADWITRSNSENGVEYMIKEHFRKQFPLPFLKNHKNEPKR, encoded by the coding sequence ATGATTTATCGCTTACTAGCTCTTAATATAGATGGGACACTACTATACAACAACGGAAAAATTGCAAAAGGATTAAGAGAAACAATTGAATTTGTGAAAAGAAAAGATGTATACGTTACATTATTTACGAGCCGTAATTTTCAGTCTGCTCATAAAGTAGCAAAGGCGTTAAAATTAGATTCTATATTAGTGACACACGGTGGTGCTTTCGTTTCAGCAACATTAGATAAGCCTTACGTTCAAAGAAGATTATCGGAAGAGAAGACGTTTAACATTGTGCAAGTGTTAGAGCACTTTGATTGTAACGTACGCATTTCTCATGAACGGTTTTCAATTGGAAATCGTGAGAGAAATACACCAAACTTAATTGCGCGTACTGTATTATCAAGCGCAGATCCGTTATTTTATCCAGTTCAGTTTGTAGACTCTTTAGGTGATGCGCTTCGTGATCATCCAGTAGCGGCGCCAAAAATTGATGTGATTTTCCAAAGTAAAGGTGAAAAAGAACGAGGGTTAAATACATTACGAAAAGCATTCCAAGATATAGAGTATGTTGAGTGTGATTCAAAACGAATAGAAATTTTGCCGCAAAATGTATCAAAATTACGTGGATTACAATTGCTTGGAGAGCATTTAAATATTTCGCTAAACGAAATGGTTGCGATTGGAGATAGCATGGAAGATTTAGAGGTAATTGAAAATGTGGGGCTTGGTGTAGCGATGGGGAACTCGCCTGTAGAATTAAAGCAAGCAGCAGACTGGATTACACGTTCAAATAGTGAGAACGGCGTAGAGTATATGATTAAAGAACATTTCCGTAAGCAATTCCCGCTTCCGTTTTTGAAGAATCATAAAAATGAACCGAAACGATAA
- a CDS encoding coproporphyrinogen III oxidase yields the protein MLLISIKTLQDDRFLRPLQNIGGLFFEDSTIGFEQEEANLIVDIHIEENVKASAHLTDVATGNVYEETFAKDLSAFTDEKERMKQVKHVVSYVYLSVLQQLTGLEQSWGILTGVRPTKLLHKMLQSGMSKEEAHQELRESYLIHEEKIELLQRIVDCQLAVVPDLYRLKEEVSIYIGIPFCPTKCAYCTFPAYAINGRQGSVDSFLGGLHYEVREIGKFLKEKGVTVTTIYYGGGTPTSITAEEMDMLYEEMYEAFPDVKNVREVTVEAGRPDTITPAKLEVLNKWNIDRISINPQSYHQETLKAIGRHHTVEETIEKYHLAREMGMNNINMDLIIGLPGEGLDIFKHTLDETEKLMPESLTVHTLSFKRASEMTQNKRKYKVAGREEITAMMHEAEEWTQKHNYVPYYLYRQKNILGNLENVGYAMPTQESIYNIVIMEEVQSIIGLGCGASSKFVHPKTGAITHFANPKDPKSYNDGFVKYTEDKLKILEELFV from the coding sequence ATGTTGTTAATTTCAATTAAAACGTTACAAGATGATCGTTTTTTACGTCCGCTACAAAATATTGGCGGCTTATTTTTTGAAGATAGTACGATTGGATTTGAACAAGAGGAAGCAAATCTTATCGTTGATATACACATTGAAGAGAATGTGAAAGCATCAGCTCATTTAACAGATGTTGCTACTGGAAATGTGTATGAAGAAACATTCGCAAAAGATTTATCTGCTTTCACAGATGAAAAAGAGCGTATGAAGCAAGTGAAACACGTTGTTTCTTATGTATATCTTTCTGTTCTTCAGCAGTTAACTGGACTTGAACAAAGCTGGGGCATTTTAACAGGAGTACGTCCGACGAAACTTCTTCATAAAATGCTTCAAAGTGGTATGTCAAAAGAAGAAGCACACCAAGAACTTCGTGAAAGCTATTTAATTCATGAAGAGAAAATTGAACTTCTTCAGCGTATTGTGGATTGCCAATTAGCGGTAGTTCCGGATTTATACCGTTTGAAAGAAGAAGTAAGTATTTATATCGGTATTCCATTCTGCCCAACAAAATGTGCATATTGTACATTCCCAGCGTATGCAATTAACGGACGCCAAGGCTCTGTTGATTCATTCTTAGGTGGTTTACATTATGAAGTTCGTGAAATTGGTAAGTTTTTAAAAGAAAAAGGTGTAACAGTTACGACGATTTATTACGGCGGCGGTACACCGACAAGTATTACAGCAGAAGAGATGGATATGCTGTATGAAGAAATGTATGAAGCGTTCCCAGATGTGAAAAATGTGCGTGAAGTAACAGTTGAGGCAGGTCGCCCCGATACAATTACGCCAGCTAAGCTAGAAGTGTTAAATAAATGGAATATTGACCGTATTAGTATTAATCCGCAGTCATACCATCAAGAGACATTAAAAGCAATTGGGCGTCATCATACTGTAGAAGAAACAATTGAGAAGTATCACTTAGCTCGTGAAATGGGAATGAACAATATTAATATGGACTTAATTATTGGTCTTCCTGGTGAAGGGCTAGATATCTTCAAGCACACGTTAGATGAAACAGAAAAGTTAATGCCAGAATCATTAACAGTTCATACGTTATCATTTAAACGTGCTTCTGAAATGACGCAAAACAAACGTAAATATAAAGTAGCAGGTCGCGAAGAAATTACAGCGATGATGCATGAAGCAGAAGAGTGGACGCAAAAGCATAATTACGTACCATATTACCTATATCGTCAAAAGAATATTTTAGGTAACTTAGAGAACGTTGGTTATGCAATGCCGACGCAAGAAAGTATTTATAACATTGTTATTATGGAAGAAGTTCAATCGATTATCGGACTTGGCTGTGGTGCATCAAGTAAATTTGTTCATCCGAAGACAGGTGCAATTACGCACTTCGCAAATCCGAAAGATCCAAAATCATATAACGATGGCTTCGTAAAATATACAGAAGATAAACTGAAAATTTTAGAAGAGCTATTTGTATAA
- a CDS encoding DNA-3-methyladenine glycosylase gives MQAPPSFYEGDTLEVAKKLLGQKLVHTVDGIKRSGIIVEVEAYKGPDDKAAHSYGGRRTGRTEVMFGAPGHAYVYLIYGMYHCFNVITAPVGTPQGVLIRALEPVDGIEEIKLARYNKTDITKAQYKNLTNGPGKLCRALGITLEERGVSLQSDTLHIELVPEEEHISSQYKITAGPRINIDYAEEAVHYPWRFYYEGNPFVSKK, from the coding sequence ATGCAAGCACCTCCTTCCTTTTATGAAGGCGATACGTTAGAAGTCGCAAAGAAATTACTCGGACAAAAACTTGTACATACTGTAGATGGAATAAAACGAAGCGGAATCATTGTAGAAGTAGAAGCATATAAGGGTCCCGATGATAAGGCCGCACATAGTTACGGCGGGAGGCGAACAGGTCGCACAGAAGTCATGTTTGGCGCACCGGGTCATGCTTACGTATATTTAATTTACGGTATGTATCATTGTTTTAACGTCATTACAGCGCCAGTTGGCACCCCGCAAGGCGTTCTCATTCGAGCCCTTGAGCCAGTAGACGGGATTGAAGAAATCAAACTTGCGCGCTACAACAAAACCGACATTACAAAAGCGCAGTATAAAAATTTAACGAATGGCCCTGGCAAACTATGCCGTGCCCTCGGAATTACGTTAGAAGAACGAGGCGTATCCTTACAAAGTGACACATTGCATATTGAACTCGTCCCAGAAGAAGAACACATATCATCACAATATAAAATAACAGCAGGACCTCGTATTAACATCGACTATGCAGAAGAAGCTGTACATTATCCGTGGCGTTTTTATTATGAGGGGAATCCGTTCGTTTCAAAGAAATAA
- a CDS encoding fatty acid--CoA ligase, producing the protein MYMTIGRIFDLAVGKYPNKEALVEPEKNIRWTYKQWDEQINKTAQALLKEGVRKGDTVSVYLYNCREFVNVYLACAKIGAIFNPINFRLKAKELSYILQDAASKVVVFEKAVESTVAIIERDFPNSSFWYVEDDTPSYASSYHEKVNEASAEKVDIEVDEMDYCSMLYTSGTTGHPKGVLHRHREMTEHSMICTYFLKYNRDSAGLVVAPLYHCGELNAGIIPRIQVGGKNVILHHFDTETVLHTIQEEKITTFFAAPTMWNMLLQKDLAQYDLTSMRIGIYGGAAMAPALVKECKERLYIDLVQIYGMTEMGPVVAFLVEEDQITKAGSAGTPCFSHEIRIVKPSEDAPAEPDDVLPPYEVGEIILRGPTMMAGYHNREEANAKSMYKGWYHSGDLGYFDKDGYLFVADRVDDMVISGGVNIYPREIEDFLHSHPGILDVAVLGEPDELWGERVVAVVVKKDETITEEDLEIYCKESDELADYKRPRHYLFVDELPRNASGKLQKFVLRESLKGAKQ; encoded by the coding sequence ATGTACATGACGATAGGGAGAATATTTGATTTAGCGGTTGGTAAGTATCCGAATAAAGAGGCGTTAGTAGAGCCGGAAAAAAATATTCGCTGGACATATAAACAGTGGGATGAGCAAATAAATAAAACGGCGCAAGCTCTGTTGAAAGAAGGGGTAAGAAAGGGAGATACTGTATCTGTTTACTTATATAATTGCCGTGAATTTGTAAACGTTTACTTAGCCTGTGCGAAAATTGGGGCAATCTTTAACCCGATTAACTTCCGTTTAAAAGCAAAAGAATTATCGTATATCCTTCAAGATGCGGCCTCGAAAGTAGTAGTCTTTGAAAAAGCGGTTGAATCAACTGTTGCTATCATTGAACGAGATTTCCCAAATTCGTCTTTTTGGTATGTAGAAGACGACACACCTTCCTATGCTAGTTCTTACCATGAAAAAGTAAATGAAGCATCAGCTGAAAAAGTAGATATTGAAGTCGATGAAATGGATTATTGTTCTATGTTATATACGAGCGGTACGACTGGTCATCCGAAAGGCGTACTACATCGTCATCGTGAAATGACTGAGCATAGTATGATTTGTACGTATTTCCTTAAATATAATAGAGATAGTGCGGGGCTTGTCGTTGCACCTTTATATCATTGCGGTGAGTTAAACGCCGGAATTATACCGCGCATTCAAGTTGGCGGAAAGAATGTTATTTTACATCATTTTGATACAGAAACAGTATTACATACGATTCAAGAAGAGAAGATTACGACATTTTTTGCGGCACCAACGATGTGGAATATGTTGTTGCAAAAAGATTTAGCACAGTATGATTTAACGTCGATGAGAATTGGTATATACGGCGGAGCTGCAATGGCACCGGCATTAGTGAAGGAATGTAAAGAACGTCTTTATATTGATCTTGTTCAAATATACGGAATGACAGAAATGGGACCAGTCGTTGCGTTTCTCGTAGAAGAGGATCAAATTACGAAAGCTGGTTCAGCGGGAACACCATGTTTTAGTCATGAAATCCGTATTGTAAAACCAAGCGAAGACGCACCAGCAGAGCCAGATGATGTATTACCTCCTTATGAAGTTGGGGAGATTATTTTGCGCGGCCCGACTATGATGGCTGGTTATCATAACCGAGAAGAAGCAAATGCAAAATCGATGTATAAAGGATGGTATCACTCTGGTGATTTAGGCTACTTTGATAAGGACGGTTATTTATTCGTTGCCGATCGCGTGGATGATATGGTGATTAGTGGCGGCGTTAATATTTATCCACGTGAAATTGAAGATTTCCTTCATAGTCATCCCGGTATATTAGATGTTGCCGTGCTTGGTGAGCCAGATGAATTATGGGGAGAACGTGTTGTGGCAGTCGTTGTAAAGAAAGATGAAACGATTACAGAAGAAGATTTGGAAATATACTGTAAAGAAAGTGATGAATTAGCAGATTATAAACGTCCGCGTCATTATTTATTTGTGGATGAACTGCCTCGTAATGCGAGTGGAAAATTACAAAAATTTGTCCTGAGAGAGTCATTGAAAGGCGCAAAACAATAG
- a CDS encoding Cna B-type domain-containing protein: MSTYLKRISVICFMFTVLIGQVFTPIIGHAQELNTTGFVDSFAFEKTTLNYGEKTSIHVNFSEKPGKKMKSGDTLTLALPPELKGYSGTIALKDESGRVFGTCQINTNNVVCTFNDTVEQLQNIRGNFNFTVQGTNVEAGKTKDVQTNLGTDLEKQMVSITHPKGEGTEPGIFFYKSGDIQPDKSNEVRWFLNINLKKQYLHDNIVLKDTLQEGQTLNKDSFTITINNKEYLSLKQFQDRGYGYIKLTSDNSFEVVMYRHMANATSFTIFYTSTITDSGKKLKHLQNDYKLDYQILYEKPISESNSVKVENISFGGGAEGVLPAKGTLQIVKHIEGDENKFIPGVSFKLFAESGQQIGDSYTTNQDGIVEAPNLAPGNYYVQEISAPNYVEFDSQAKIPFTIKTDATNGIKLMVPNKLKTTSVTGTKTWEGDKVNDRPKTIKVDLLQNGKVIATKEVKAANDWKYEFGKLPAVDNAGKAYTYEVKEQPVSGYQSKVKGYDITNIKIHEAPEVEGQGKEEAIEEMEAPTNPEAPNVTEEPKELEKPEVTEKPEIHVKPEEEQVEEGTIEEIKEEKPEEPKVTEEPKELEKPEVTEKPEIHVKPEEEQVEEGTIEEIKEEKPEEPKVTEEPKELEKPEVTEKPEIHVKPEEEKIEEETIEEIKEEKPEEPKVTEEPKELEKPEVTEKPEIHVKPGEEKVEEETIEEIKEEKPEEPKVTEEPKELEKPEVTEKPEIHVKPEEEKVEEETIEEIKEEKPEEPKVTEEPKELEKPEVTEKPEIHVKPEEEKIEEETTEEIKEEKPETPNVTEEKLEIPNKLEAQDKVEVQNKSEVPSSKESNKQSKLLPQTGGAATESISILAGMFALILGAMMFRRQKN, translated from the coding sequence ATGAGTACATATTTAAAAAGAATATCTGTAATTTGTTTTATGTTTACTGTTCTTATTGGACAAGTTTTTACGCCTATTATAGGACATGCTCAAGAATTAAACACAACAGGATTTGTTGATAGTTTTGCATTTGAAAAGACAACATTAAATTATGGGGAAAAGACTAGCATTCATGTAAACTTTAGTGAAAAGCCTGGAAAGAAGATGAAGTCTGGGGATACATTAACGTTAGCACTACCTCCAGAATTAAAGGGCTATAGTGGAACTATCGCATTAAAAGATGAATCAGGGCGCGTTTTTGGTACGTGCCAGATTAATACAAATAATGTAGTTTGTACATTTAATGATACAGTAGAACAGCTCCAAAATATTCGAGGGAACTTTAATTTCACTGTTCAAGGTACGAATGTTGAAGCCGGAAAGACGAAAGATGTACAAACGAATTTAGGGACAGATTTAGAAAAACAAATGGTAAGTATTACGCATCCAAAAGGAGAGGGTACAGAACCCGGGATCTTTTTCTATAAATCTGGTGATATTCAGCCAGACAAAAGTAATGAAGTGCGTTGGTTTTTAAATATAAATTTAAAGAAACAATATTTACATGACAATATCGTTTTAAAAGATACGTTACAAGAAGGACAAACGCTAAATAAAGATAGTTTTACTATTACTATCAATAATAAAGAGTATTTGTCTCTTAAACAATTTCAAGACCGAGGTTATGGATACATTAAGCTAACTAGTGATAACTCATTTGAAGTTGTAATGTATAGACATATGGCGAACGCTACGTCGTTTACCATTTTCTATACATCAACGATTACTGATAGCGGGAAAAAGTTAAAACATCTACAGAATGACTACAAGCTTGATTATCAAATTTTATATGAGAAACCTATTTCTGAATCTAATAGTGTAAAGGTTGAAAATATATCATTTGGCGGCGGGGCTGAAGGGGTTTTACCTGCGAAAGGAACGTTGCAGATTGTTAAACATATTGAAGGAGACGAGAATAAGTTTATCCCAGGTGTTTCTTTTAAATTATTTGCAGAGTCAGGTCAGCAAATTGGTGATTCCTATACAACAAATCAAGACGGAATAGTTGAAGCACCAAACCTTGCTCCAGGTAATTATTACGTACAAGAAATTTCTGCTCCGAACTATGTAGAGTTTGATTCACAAGCGAAAATTCCTTTTACAATTAAGACGGATGCTACAAACGGCATAAAGCTTATGGTTCCAAATAAGTTAAAAACTACATCAGTTACGGGAACGAAAACGTGGGAAGGCGATAAAGTAAATGATCGCCCAAAAACGATTAAAGTAGATTTACTGCAAAATGGTAAAGTCATTGCAACGAAAGAAGTTAAGGCAGCAAATGATTGGAAATATGAGTTTGGAAAGTTACCAGCAGTTGATAATGCCGGAAAAGCTTATACGTATGAAGTGAAAGAACAACCAGTATCAGGATATCAATCGAAAGTTAAAGGATATGATATTACAAATATAAAGATACATGAAGCACCAGAAGTCGAAGGACAAGGTAAAGAAGAAGCAATAGAAGAAATGGAAGCTCCAACTAACCCGGAAGCACCAAATGTAACAGAAGAGCCGAAAGAGCTAGAGAAACCAGAAGTTACGGAGAAACCGGAAATTCATGTAAAACCAGAAGAAGAACAAGTTGAAGAAGGAACAATAGAAGAAATAAAAGAAGAAAAGCCGGAAGAACCGAAAGTAACAGAAGAGCCGAAAGAGCTAGAGAAACCAGAAGTTACGGAGAAGCCGGAAATTCATGTAAAACCAGAAGAAGAACAAGTTGAAGAAGGAACAATAGAAGAAATAAAAGAAGAAAAGCCGGAAGAACCGAAAGTAACAGAAGAGCCGAAAGAGCTAGAGAAACCAGAAGTTACGGAGAAGCCGGAAATTCATGTAAAACCAGAAGAAGAAAAAATTGAAGAAGAAACAATAGAAGAAATAAAAGAAGAAAAGCCGGAAGAACCGAAAGTAACAGAAGAGCCGAAAGAGCTAGAGAAGCCAGAAGTTACGGAGAAGCCGGAAATTCATGTAAAACCAGGAGAAGAAAAAGTTGAAGAAGAAACAATAGAAGAAATAAAAGAAGAAAAACCGGAAGAACCGAAAGTAACAGAAGAGCCGAAAGAGTTAGAGAAGCCAGAAGTTACGGAGAAACCGGAAATTCATGTAAAACCAGAAGAAGAAAAAGTTGAAGAAGAAACAATAGAAGAAATAAAAGAAGAAAAACCGGAAGAACCGAAAGTAACAGAAGAGCCGAAAGAGTTAGAGAAGCCAGAAGTTACGGAGAAACCGGAAATTCATGTAAAACCAGAAGAAGAAAAAATTGAAGAAGAAACAACAGAAGAAATAAAAGAAGAAAAACCGGAAACACCAAATGTGACAGAAGAAAAACTAGAAATACCGAACAAACTAGAGGCTCAAGATAAAGTAGAAGTACAAAACAAATCAGAAGTACCATCTAGTAAAGAAAGTAATAAGCAATCAAAATTACTTCCTCAAACAGGTGGAGCAGCAACTGAATCTATTTCTATCCTTGCAGGTATGTTCGCATTAATTTTGGGAGCGATGATGTTTAGACGCCAAAAAAATTAA
- the alsS gene encoding acetolactate synthase AlsS produces MSTGVKANDVKTKTKGADLVVDCLIKQGVTHVFGIPGAKIDSVFDVLQERGPELIVCRHEQNAAFMAAAIGRLTGKPGVCLVTSGPGTSNLATGLVTANAESDPVVALAGAVPRTDRLKRTHQSMDNAALFEPITKYSVEVEHPDNVPEALSNAFRSATSTNPGATLVSLPQDVMTAETNVESIGALSKPQLGIAPTHDVTYVVEKIKSAKLPVILLGMRASTNEVTKAVRKLIADTELPVVETYQAAGAISRELEDHFFGRVGLFRNQPGDILLEEADLVISIGYDPIEYDPKFWNKLGDRTIIHLDDHQADIDHDYQPERELIGDIALTVNSIAEKLPKLVLSTKSEAVLERLRAKLSEQAEVPNRASEGVTHPLQVIRTLRSLISDDTTVTCDIGSHSIWMARCFRSYEPRRLLFSNGMQTLGVALPWAIAATLVEPGKKVVSVSGDGGFLFSSMELETAVRLNSPIVHLVWRDGTYDMVAFQQMMKYGRTSATEFGDVDLVKYAESFGATGLRVNTPDELEGVLKEALAADGPVIIDIPIDYRDNIKLSEKLLPNQLN; encoded by the coding sequence TTGAGTACAGGTGTAAAAGCAAACGACGTGAAGACAAAAACAAAAGGAGCAGATCTTGTTGTTGATTGTTTAATTAAACAAGGTGTTACACATGTTTTCGGTATTCCAGGAGCGAAGATTGACTCTGTATTTGATGTACTGCAAGAAAGAGGACCAGAGTTAATTGTTTGTCGTCATGAACAAAACGCAGCATTTATGGCAGCTGCGATTGGTAGATTAACAGGGAAACCGGGTGTGTGTCTTGTAACTTCAGGACCAGGAACATCGAATTTAGCGACAGGTCTTGTTACTGCGAATGCGGAGAGTGATCCCGTTGTTGCTTTAGCTGGTGCAGTTCCGCGTACTGATAGATTAAAACGTACGCATCAATCTATGGATAATGCTGCACTATTCGAACCAATCACAAAATATAGCGTAGAAGTAGAGCATCCGGATAATGTACCAGAAGCACTATCAAATGCATTCCGAAGTGCGACTTCTACAAATCCAGGCGCTACTTTAGTAAGTCTTCCGCAAGACGTTATGACTGCGGAAACGAATGTAGAGTCTATCGGTGCGCTTTCTAAGCCACAGCTTGGAATCGCTCCCACACATGATGTTACATATGTAGTAGAAAAAATAAAATCAGCAAAATTACCAGTTATTTTACTCGGTATGAGAGCGAGCACAAATGAAGTGACGAAAGCCGTTCGTAAATTAATTGCAGATACAGAACTTCCTGTCGTTGAAACATATCAAGCAGCTGGTGCAATTTCGCGGGAGTTAGAAGATCATTTCTTCGGCCGTGTTGGATTATTCCGTAACCAACCAGGTGATATTTTACTAGAAGAAGCAGACCTTGTTATTTCTATCGGTTATGATCCAATCGAGTATGATCCGAAATTTTGGAATAAACTTGGTGATAGAACGATTATTCATCTTGACGACCATCAAGCGGATATCGACCATGACTATCAACCAGAGCGTGAATTAATTGGCGATATTGCCTTAACTGTAAATAGCATCGCAGAAAAATTACCGAAACTTGTATTAAGTACGAAATCAGAAGCAGTGTTAGAACGATTACGCGCGAAATTATCAGAACAAGCAGAAGTTCCAAACCGTGCTTCTGAAGGTGTTACGCATCCGCTTCAAGTGATTCGCACACTTCGTTCTTTAATTAGTGACGATACAACTGTTACGTGTGACATCGGTTCCCATTCTATTTGGATGGCGAGATGTTTCCGTTCTTATGAACCACGTAGACTATTATTTAGTAACGGTATGCAAACGTTAGGGGTTGCACTACCTTGGGCAATTGCCGCTACTTTAGTTGAGCCGGGAAAAAAAGTTGTTTCCGTGTCAGGTGATGGTGGTTTCTTATTCTCTTCGATGGAGTTAGAAACAGCAGTACGTTTAAATTCTCCGATCGTACATCTTGTATGGAGAGACGGTACGTATGATATGGTTGCGTTCCAACAAATGATGAAATACGGTAGAACATCAGCTACAGAGTTTGGCGATGTTGATCTTGTGAAATATGCAGAAAGTTTCGGTGCGACAGGTCTTCGTGTGAACACGCCAGATGAATTAGAGGGAGTATTAAAAGAAGCACTAGCAGCAGACGGCCCTGTCATTATTGATATTCCAATTGATTACCGTGATAACATTAAATTAAGCGAAAAATTATTACCAAACCAATTAAACTAA
- the alsD gene encoding alpha-acetolactate decarboxylase, translated as MTVAQLLDIDAKRTKTNNEVYQTSTMLALLDGIYDGVISFEELKERGDFGIGTFDQLDGEMIAFDNEFYHLRSDGSAEKVEPEETTPFATVTFFEKEMSYTVEHPMNREEVEALLHELMPSKNLFYGIRMDGTFREVRTRTVPRQKKPYTPLVEVTKSQPIFSFENTEGTLAGFWTPDYAQGIGVAGFHLHYIDDERSGGGHVFDYVVENCTIQICQKAHMHLALPETADFMAAALSRENLEDNIATAEGAE; from the coding sequence ATGACTGTTGCGCAATTACTTGATATTGATGCAAAAAGAACGAAAACGAATAACGAAGTATATCAAACATCTACAATGCTTGCGCTATTAGATGGTATATATGATGGTGTGATTAGCTTTGAGGAACTAAAAGAACGTGGTGATTTCGGCATCGGCACATTTGATCAACTAGATGGTGAAATGATCGCATTTGATAATGAATTTTATCATTTACGTTCAGACGGTTCAGCAGAAAAAGTAGAACCAGAAGAAACAACGCCATTTGCGACTGTAACGTTTTTCGAAAAAGAAATGAGTTATACAGTAGAGCATCCAATGAATCGTGAAGAAGTGGAAGCTTTATTACATGAATTAATGCCGAGTAAAAACTTATTTTACGGTATTCGAATGGATGGTACGTTCCGTGAAGTAAGAACGAGAACTGTTCCAAGACAAAAAAAACCGTATACACCGCTCGTTGAAGTGACGAAATCACAGCCAATCTTCTCATTTGAAAATACAGAAGGTACGCTAGCTGGATTTTGGACACCAGATTATGCGCAAGGTATTGGTGTAGCTGGTTTCCACTTACATTATATTGATGATGAAAGAAGTGGAGGTGGACATGTTTTCGACTATGTTGTTGAAAACTGTACGATTCAAATTTGTCAAAAAGCTCATATGCATTTAGCACTTCCAGAAACAGCTGACTTTATGGCGGCTGCATTATCTAGAGAAAACTTAGAGGATAATATTGCGACTGCGGAAGGCGCGGAGTAA